The following is a genomic window from Rutidosis leptorrhynchoides isolate AG116_Rl617_1_P2 chromosome 8, CSIRO_AGI_Rlap_v1, whole genome shotgun sequence.
AGCCGTTGCTTTTTATCATTGTTGTATATATACAATCGTTCATTTATGTTAAAACTTGTGACGGTTTCAGAAATGGTGCTCAGAAATTGTTGGGTATTTTGATTGCGGTTGGTGAAGCCGTTGCGTATGTTCTATCAGGAATGTACGGCAGTGTTGGTCATCTCGGTGTTGGAAATGCGATTCTTATCATTGTTCAGCTATGTTTTGCTGGAATCATTGTTATATGTTTGGATGAACTTCTTCAAAAGGGATATGGTCTAGGATCTGGAATTTCATTGTTTATAGCTACCAATATCTGGTAAATTAATAATTTTTCTTTGTTTTACGATGCTTACTATGACTATAGCTGTTCTAGAACTCATATATTTGTTGATTGTGCAGTGAAAGTATTATCTGGAAAGCATTCAGTCCTACAACTATCAACAGTGGACGTGGTGCTGAGTTTGAGGGTGCAGTCATTGCTTTGTTTCATCTTCTGATCACCAGATCGGATAAAGTTAGAGCACTGCGGGAAGCTTTCTATCGGCAAAATTTGCCTAATGTGACTAATTTACTTGCTACTGTGTTGATCTTCCTCATTGTTATCTACTTCCAAGGGTTCCGTGTTGTTTTGCCTGTGCGATCTAAGAACGCTCGTGGGCAGCAAGGTTCTTACCCCATTAAGCTGTTCTATACTTCCAACATGCCTATTATTCTTCAATCTGCACTTGTATCCAACCTTTATTTCATCTCTCAGGTATCCATATTGTATCATCATTAGTTGAATTGAAGTACACGTGTTTCTTTCCCTGGTATTAACTGCTTATACATTCATTGTTTTCAGTTGCTGCACCGAAAGTACAGTGGGAATTTCTTGGTTAATTTATTGGGAAAGTGGAAAGAGTCTGAATACTCTGGTCAATCAGTCCCTGTTGGCGGTCTTGCGTACTACGTTACTGCACCTTCAAGGTAATCATATCATATTCTTATGAATGTATTGCTAGTCGTTACGGTGTGGCAAAATGGTCAGCATGGTAAAATGTTAAAGTTGGAACTTTGGTATGAAATGCGTCAAATATGTTTTAGATCGTTTTATGCATCAATAAAGTTATATTGTACCACCTGACCTGTTTGAGATGAAAACATAAAACATACTGTAACATGAAACAACCTATTCAGACGTttgtattacaaaataataaatgtACTTGATCTGATTTTCTGTATATTATTATCTTCAATATCAGTTTAGCGGATATGGCGGCCAATCCTTTCCATGCACTTTTCTATCTGGTCTTTATGCTAACAGCGTGTGCCCTGTTCTCGAAAACTTGGATTGAAGTTTCTGGATCTTCCGCAAGAGATGTCGCCAAACAACTTAAGGTAATGCTAAAAAAATATTAAGCTTTGAGTGTGGTTTTTGATCTGATAACATTACAAGTGAACAGGTGTTGCAGTTTCTAACCAAATTTTGGAACGTGCAGGAGCAACAAATGGTGATGCCAGGTCATCGGGACTCGAACCTTCAAAAGGAACTGAACCGATACATCCCAACTGCAGCTGCATTCGGAGGAATGTGCATTGGTGCATTGACGGTTTTGGCTGACTTCATGGGAGCCATAGGGTCTGGTACTGGAATATTGCTTGCAGTTACCATCATATATCAGTACTTTGAGACATTTGAAAAGGAGAAGGCTAGTGAACTAGGTTTATTCGGGTTTTAATCTTTATGTTAATGTTAACTAGTTTAGCGCGTTCTTCAGCTGTAAGGAGAAtacgagtttttttttttaagcaaTGACAAATTTAAACCTAAACTTTTTCTCTCTATGGATACcgcatcaaattttttttttttttttttttttttttgtacatgcTAAATTGTTCCCTTTGGCAAAAAAACaagaaattaaatatatatacaccaGAATGAAAATCTTGCCACGTTGAACCAGCTCAAGAGCTGAAAACATAAACAAAGATTAAGGAACATAGTAGCTTAAACTTGAAAACATCAAACACAAACGGATCCTACTAGATCTTCTCCATAGAAGGGCCCAAAGTATTACGATTTACGAGCCAAGTAACTAACCCACTTAGTCAACATCCTCCAATCAATAACCAAGGCTGGGTCATCCATGTATGTGTGTGCCTGAATCGAGACAGCGTTAACACTACCATTGTAAACTGGAGTTTAATGGTTTGTTTATTTtagaaaataatactccgtaattaaattAATTCTTCTATAACTTTTCCAATAAAGTTTAAAACTG
Proteins encoded in this region:
- the LOC139861492 gene encoding uncharacterized protein, translating into MGGGFRVLHLVRPFLSFLPEVQSADRKVPFREKVIYTVISLFIFLVCSQLPLYGIHSTTGADPFYWMRVILASNRGTVMELGITPIVTSGLVMQLLAGSKIIEVDNNVREDRALLNGAQKLLGILIAVGEAVAYVLSGMYGSVGHLGVGNAILIIVQLCFAGIIVICLDELLQKGYGLGSGISLFIATNICESIIWKAFSPTTINSGRGAEFEGAVIALFHLLITRSDKVRALREAFYRQNLPNVTNLLATVLIFLIVIYFQGFRVVLPVRSKNARGQQGSYPIKLFYTSNMPIILQSALVSNLYFISQLLHRKYSGNFLVNLLGKWKESEYSGQSVPVGGLAYYVTAPSSLADMAANPFHALFYLVFMLTACALFSKTWIEVSGSSARDVAKQLKEQQMVMPGHRDSNLQKELNRYIPTAAAFGGMCIGALTVLADFMGAIGSGTGILLAVTIIYQYFETFEKEKASELGLFGF